The following proteins come from a genomic window of Cottoperca gobio unplaced genomic scaffold, fCotGob3.1 fCotGob3_146arrow_ctg1, whole genome shotgun sequence:
- the ano10a gene encoding anoctamin-10 isoform X1, which translates to MVQGLSADSSSYSFTPLVVLELASDTKQEATAWLLSRIRDRQQNGGAELLVEQLGPGAGAQEKENPNMFLVGATWQRLLTGAEDVGLFKEFNDGSMRGFTCANKHNFKDFKGYGDSFLSMAECQYIIKHELDTLRAKDETHVPGHTQAKLYPGKSIIRRLQSKGILIQVFPLHDKEELKRLSFSWYKKVKFSFQPLDDIRHYYGEGQALYFGFLEYFTFALVPMALIGVPYYLFDWEDYDKYVVFAVFNLVWCTVILELWKRCSTSLAYIWGTLSRKKAFEEPRPGFHGVLGFNPVTGREEPLYPNTKRQLRIYLVSLPFVLLCIYLSLYVMMIYFLMEGWALSVHDEEPTFWTGILLFIPSVIYAVVIEIMNLVYRYVAEFLTEWENHRLESSYQNHLVLKVLVFNFFNCFASLFYIAFVMQDMVLLRQSLATLLITSQILNQVMEAFLPYWLQRRRNKKMMRNVQKRRAVEDVELALAEQVRLEADMSMYLGTFDDYLELFLLFGYVSLFSCVYPLAAVLVVLNNITEVYSDAFKMCHVFKRPFSDPAANIGVWQLAFEAMSVIAVVTNCSLIGMSSQVKAYFPDSELQLILWTVAIEHGLLAFKFILTFLIPDVPKHIQINLARLEFESLEALKKKRQLHGGKCLKPRSSVRGCSEEERRSCRR; encoded by the exons ATGGTGCAGGGTCTgtcagcagacagcagcagctacagtttCACTCCTCTGGTGGTGCTGGAGCTCGCCTCAGACACCAAGCAGGAAGCCACTGCATGGTTACTGAGCAGGATCAGAGACCGGCAGCAGAATGGAG GTGCTGAGCTGCTGGTGGAGCAGCTGGGCCCTGGAGCTGGGGCTCAGGAGAAGGAAAACCCCAACATGTTCCTGGTGGGGGCTACATGGCAAAGGCTGCTCACTGGAGCTGAGGATGTGGGCCTCTTCAAGGAGTTCAATGATGGATCCATGAGAGGCTTCACCTGCGCcaacaaacacaactttaaagactttaaag GGTACGGGGACTCCTTCCTCAGTATGGCTGAGTGTCAGTACATCATTAAACACGAGCTGGACACATTACGGGCCAAAGATGAGACCCATGTCCCTGGACACACCCAGGCTAAGCTCTACCCCGGGAAATCTATCA TTCGCAGACTGCAGTCCAAGGGGATCCTGATCCAAGTGTTTCCTCTCCATGACAAGGAGGAACTTAAGAGGCTGTCTTTTTCTTGGTACAAGAAGGTGAAGTTTTCCTTTCAGCCTCTTG ATGACATCAGACACTACTATGGCGAGGGTCAGGCCCTCTACTTTGGCTTCCTGGAGTACTTCACCTTTGCTCTGGTGCCTATGGCTCTCATTGGAGTGCCTTACTATCTGTTTGACTGGGAGGACTACGACAAATATGTCGTCTTTGCTGTGTTCAACTTGGTCTGGTGCACCGTTATCCTGGAG TTATGGAAGCGTTGCAGCACCTCACTAGCCTACATCTGGGGCACACTGAGCAGGAAGAAAGCCTTCGAAGAACCTCGTCCTGGTTTCCATGGCGTGCTTGGGTTCAACCCTGTGACGGGCCGCGAGGAGCCTCTCTACCCTAACACCAAGAGGCAGCTGCGGATATACCTGGTGTCCCTGCCCTTCGTCCTGCTCTGCATCTACCTGTCCCTCTATGTCATGATGATCTACTTTCTCATGGAGGGCTGGGCGCTGTCAGTCCACGATGAGGAGCCCACATTCTGGACGGGAATCCTGCTGTTCATCCCCAGTGTTATCTATGCTGTAGTCATAGAGATTATGAACCTGGTCTACAGATATGTGGCTGAGTTCCTCACTGAGTGGG AGAACCACAGGCTCGAGTCTTCATATCAGAATCACTTGGTCCTCAAAGTATTAGTA TTCAACTTTTTCAACTGTTTCGCCTCGCTCTTCTACATTGCCTTCGTCATGCAGGACATGGTTCTGCTCAGACAG AGTCTGGCCACATTGTTGATCACCAGTCAGATCTTGAATCAGGTCATGGAGGCCTTCCTGCCGTACTGGCTCCAGAGGAGACGCAACAAGAAGATGATGCGCAACGTTCAGAAGAGAAGAGCTGTGGAGGACGTAGAGCTTGCTCTGGCCGAGCAGGTCCGGCTGGAGGCCGACATGAGCATGTACTTG GGCACCTTTGATGACTACCTGGAGCTGTTCCTACTGTTTGGTTACGTCAGTCTGTTCTCCTGCGTCTACCCTCTGGCTGCTGTCCTGGTGGTGCTGAACAACATCACAGAGGTTTACTCTGATGCCTTCAAGATGTGTCATGTGTTCAAACGGCCCTTCTCTGACCCGGCAGCCAACATAGGAGTCTGGCAG CTTGCCTTTGAGGCCATGAGCGTGATTGCTGTTGTGACCAACTGCTCGCTGATTGGCATGTCTTCACAAGTCAAGGCTTACTTCCCCGACTCAGAGCTGCAGCTCATACTATGGACAGTGGCTATTGAG CATGGGCTGCTGGCCTTCAAGTTCATTCTCACCTTCCTCATCCCGGATGTTCCCAAACACATTCAGATCAACCTGGCCCGCCTGGAGTTTGAATCACTGGAGGCCCTCAAGAAAAAG AGACAGCTCCATGGAGG
- the ano10a gene encoding anoctamin-10 isoform X3 has product MVQGLSADSSSYSFTPLVVLELASDTKQEATAWLLSRIRDRQQNGGAELLVEQLGPGAGAQEKENPNMFLVGATWQRLLTGAEDVGLFKEFNDGSMRGFTCANKHNFKDFKGYGDSFLSMAECQYIIKHELDTLRAKDETHVPGHTQAKLYPGKSIIRRLQSKGILIQVFPLHDKEELKRLSFSWYKKVKFSFQPLDDIRHYYGEGQALYFGFLEYFTFALVPMALIGVPYYLFDWEDYDKYVVFAVFNLVWCTVILELWKRCSTSLAYIWGTLSRKKAFEEPRPGFHGVLGFNPVTGREEPLYPNTKRQLRIYLVSLPFVLLCIYLSLYVMMIYFLMEGWALSVHDEEPTFWTGILLFIPSVIYAVVIEIMNLVYRYVAEFLTEWENHRLESSYQNHLVLKVLVFNFFNCFASLFYIAFVMQDMVLLRQSLATLLITSQILNQVMEAFLPYWLQRRRNKKMMRNVQKRRAVEDVELALAEQVRLEADMSMYLGTFDDYLELFLLFGYVSLFSCVYPLAAVLVVLNNITEVYSDAFKMCHVFKRPFSDPAANIGVWQLAFEAMSVIAVVTNCSLIGMSSQVKAYFPDSELQLILWTVAIEHGLLAFKFILTFLIPDVPKHIQINLARLEFESLEALKKKDKKEWTL; this is encoded by the exons ATGGTGCAGGGTCTgtcagcagacagcagcagctacagtttCACTCCTCTGGTGGTGCTGGAGCTCGCCTCAGACACCAAGCAGGAAGCCACTGCATGGTTACTGAGCAGGATCAGAGACCGGCAGCAGAATGGAG GTGCTGAGCTGCTGGTGGAGCAGCTGGGCCCTGGAGCTGGGGCTCAGGAGAAGGAAAACCCCAACATGTTCCTGGTGGGGGCTACATGGCAAAGGCTGCTCACTGGAGCTGAGGATGTGGGCCTCTTCAAGGAGTTCAATGATGGATCCATGAGAGGCTTCACCTGCGCcaacaaacacaactttaaagactttaaag GGTACGGGGACTCCTTCCTCAGTATGGCTGAGTGTCAGTACATCATTAAACACGAGCTGGACACATTACGGGCCAAAGATGAGACCCATGTCCCTGGACACACCCAGGCTAAGCTCTACCCCGGGAAATCTATCA TTCGCAGACTGCAGTCCAAGGGGATCCTGATCCAAGTGTTTCCTCTCCATGACAAGGAGGAACTTAAGAGGCTGTCTTTTTCTTGGTACAAGAAGGTGAAGTTTTCCTTTCAGCCTCTTG ATGACATCAGACACTACTATGGCGAGGGTCAGGCCCTCTACTTTGGCTTCCTGGAGTACTTCACCTTTGCTCTGGTGCCTATGGCTCTCATTGGAGTGCCTTACTATCTGTTTGACTGGGAGGACTACGACAAATATGTCGTCTTTGCTGTGTTCAACTTGGTCTGGTGCACCGTTATCCTGGAG TTATGGAAGCGTTGCAGCACCTCACTAGCCTACATCTGGGGCACACTGAGCAGGAAGAAAGCCTTCGAAGAACCTCGTCCTGGTTTCCATGGCGTGCTTGGGTTCAACCCTGTGACGGGCCGCGAGGAGCCTCTCTACCCTAACACCAAGAGGCAGCTGCGGATATACCTGGTGTCCCTGCCCTTCGTCCTGCTCTGCATCTACCTGTCCCTCTATGTCATGATGATCTACTTTCTCATGGAGGGCTGGGCGCTGTCAGTCCACGATGAGGAGCCCACATTCTGGACGGGAATCCTGCTGTTCATCCCCAGTGTTATCTATGCTGTAGTCATAGAGATTATGAACCTGGTCTACAGATATGTGGCTGAGTTCCTCACTGAGTGGG AGAACCACAGGCTCGAGTCTTCATATCAGAATCACTTGGTCCTCAAAGTATTAGTA TTCAACTTTTTCAACTGTTTCGCCTCGCTCTTCTACATTGCCTTCGTCATGCAGGACATGGTTCTGCTCAGACAG AGTCTGGCCACATTGTTGATCACCAGTCAGATCTTGAATCAGGTCATGGAGGCCTTCCTGCCGTACTGGCTCCAGAGGAGACGCAACAAGAAGATGATGCGCAACGTTCAGAAGAGAAGAGCTGTGGAGGACGTAGAGCTTGCTCTGGCCGAGCAGGTCCGGCTGGAGGCCGACATGAGCATGTACTTG GGCACCTTTGATGACTACCTGGAGCTGTTCCTACTGTTTGGTTACGTCAGTCTGTTCTCCTGCGTCTACCCTCTGGCTGCTGTCCTGGTGGTGCTGAACAACATCACAGAGGTTTACTCTGATGCCTTCAAGATGTGTCATGTGTTCAAACGGCCCTTCTCTGACCCGGCAGCCAACATAGGAGTCTGGCAG CTTGCCTTTGAGGCCATGAGCGTGATTGCTGTTGTGACCAACTGCTCGCTGATTGGCATGTCTTCACAAGTCAAGGCTTACTTCCCCGACTCAGAGCTGCAGCTCATACTATGGACAGTGGCTATTGAG CATGGGCTGCTGGCCTTCAAGTTCATTCTCACCTTCCTCATCCCGGATGTTCCCAAACACATTCAGATCAACCTGGCCCGCCTGGAGTTTGAATCACTGGAGGCCCTCAAGAAAAAG GACAAGAAAGAATGGACTTTATAA
- the ano10a gene encoding anoctamin-10 isoform X2 has translation MVQGLSADSSSYSFTPLVVLELASDTKQEATAWLLSRIRDRQQNGGAELLVEQLGPGAGAQEKENPNMFLVGATWQRLLTGAEDVGLFKEFNDGSMRGFTCANKHNFKDFKGYGDSFLSMAECQYIIKHELDTLRAKDETHVPGHTQAKLYPGKSIIRRLQSKGILIQVFPLHDKEELKRLSFSWYKKVKFSFQPLDDIRHYYGEGQALYFGFLEYFTFALVPMALIGVPYYLFDWEDYDKYVVFAVFNLVWCTVILELWKRCSTSLAYIWGTLSRKKAFEEPRPGFHGVLGFNPVTGREEPLYPNTKRQLRIYLVSLPFVLLCIYLSLYVMMIYFLMEGWALSVHDEEPTFWTGILLFIPSVIYAVVIEIMNLVYRYVAEFLTEWENHRLESSYQNHLVLKVLVFNFFNCFASLFYIAFVMQDMVLLRQSLATLLITSQILNQVMEAFLPYWLQRRRNKKMMRNVQKRRAVEDVELALAEQVRLEADMSMYLGTFDDYLELFLLFGYVSLFSCVYPLAAVLVVLNNITEVYSDAFKMCHVFKRPFSDPAANIGVWQLAFEAMSVIAVVTNCSLIGMSSQVKAYFPDSELQLILWTVAIEHGLLAFKFILTFLIPDVPKHIQINLARLEFESLEALKKKKMLEASELSERMQ, from the exons ATGGTGCAGGGTCTgtcagcagacagcagcagctacagtttCACTCCTCTGGTGGTGCTGGAGCTCGCCTCAGACACCAAGCAGGAAGCCACTGCATGGTTACTGAGCAGGATCAGAGACCGGCAGCAGAATGGAG GTGCTGAGCTGCTGGTGGAGCAGCTGGGCCCTGGAGCTGGGGCTCAGGAGAAGGAAAACCCCAACATGTTCCTGGTGGGGGCTACATGGCAAAGGCTGCTCACTGGAGCTGAGGATGTGGGCCTCTTCAAGGAGTTCAATGATGGATCCATGAGAGGCTTCACCTGCGCcaacaaacacaactttaaagactttaaag GGTACGGGGACTCCTTCCTCAGTATGGCTGAGTGTCAGTACATCATTAAACACGAGCTGGACACATTACGGGCCAAAGATGAGACCCATGTCCCTGGACACACCCAGGCTAAGCTCTACCCCGGGAAATCTATCA TTCGCAGACTGCAGTCCAAGGGGATCCTGATCCAAGTGTTTCCTCTCCATGACAAGGAGGAACTTAAGAGGCTGTCTTTTTCTTGGTACAAGAAGGTGAAGTTTTCCTTTCAGCCTCTTG ATGACATCAGACACTACTATGGCGAGGGTCAGGCCCTCTACTTTGGCTTCCTGGAGTACTTCACCTTTGCTCTGGTGCCTATGGCTCTCATTGGAGTGCCTTACTATCTGTTTGACTGGGAGGACTACGACAAATATGTCGTCTTTGCTGTGTTCAACTTGGTCTGGTGCACCGTTATCCTGGAG TTATGGAAGCGTTGCAGCACCTCACTAGCCTACATCTGGGGCACACTGAGCAGGAAGAAAGCCTTCGAAGAACCTCGTCCTGGTTTCCATGGCGTGCTTGGGTTCAACCCTGTGACGGGCCGCGAGGAGCCTCTCTACCCTAACACCAAGAGGCAGCTGCGGATATACCTGGTGTCCCTGCCCTTCGTCCTGCTCTGCATCTACCTGTCCCTCTATGTCATGATGATCTACTTTCTCATGGAGGGCTGGGCGCTGTCAGTCCACGATGAGGAGCCCACATTCTGGACGGGAATCCTGCTGTTCATCCCCAGTGTTATCTATGCTGTAGTCATAGAGATTATGAACCTGGTCTACAGATATGTGGCTGAGTTCCTCACTGAGTGGG AGAACCACAGGCTCGAGTCTTCATATCAGAATCACTTGGTCCTCAAAGTATTAGTA TTCAACTTTTTCAACTGTTTCGCCTCGCTCTTCTACATTGCCTTCGTCATGCAGGACATGGTTCTGCTCAGACAG AGTCTGGCCACATTGTTGATCACCAGTCAGATCTTGAATCAGGTCATGGAGGCCTTCCTGCCGTACTGGCTCCAGAGGAGACGCAACAAGAAGATGATGCGCAACGTTCAGAAGAGAAGAGCTGTGGAGGACGTAGAGCTTGCTCTGGCCGAGCAGGTCCGGCTGGAGGCCGACATGAGCATGTACTTG GGCACCTTTGATGACTACCTGGAGCTGTTCCTACTGTTTGGTTACGTCAGTCTGTTCTCCTGCGTCTACCCTCTGGCTGCTGTCCTGGTGGTGCTGAACAACATCACAGAGGTTTACTCTGATGCCTTCAAGATGTGTCATGTGTTCAAACGGCCCTTCTCTGACCCGGCAGCCAACATAGGAGTCTGGCAG CTTGCCTTTGAGGCCATGAGCGTGATTGCTGTTGTGACCAACTGCTCGCTGATTGGCATGTCTTCACAAGTCAAGGCTTACTTCCCCGACTCAGAGCTGCAGCTCATACTATGGACAGTGGCTATTGAG CATGGGCTGCTGGCCTTCAAGTTCATTCTCACCTTCCTCATCCCGGATGTTCCCAAACACATTCAGATCAACCTGGCCCGCCTGGAGTTTGAATCACTGGAGGCCCTCAAGAAAAAG